A genomic stretch from Theobroma cacao cultivar B97-61/B2 chromosome 4, Criollo_cocoa_genome_V2, whole genome shotgun sequence includes:
- the LOC18601960 gene encoding probable S-adenosylmethionine-dependent methyltransferase At5g37990 — MDSASTESCPMKGGDGLYSYTQNSLFQREGVENALLLINEAIAEKLHLEQIISSSPSKAFTVADLGCSVGPNSVIAVQNIIESVKLKYQSYGSHNQNDLEFQALFNDLVSNDFNTLFKFLPSDRQYFAAGVPGCFQGRLFPKSSLHFVHSSYALHWLLSTPKELMDKNSPAFNKGRIYYNNSAKEVGEAYSAQFAKDMESFLAARAEELVDGGLMALVLVCLPDDVPPSQSTASGITDLLEAALLDMAKEGLVSEDKVDSFNLPRYNPTPRELEGLIKINACFSIERMERIFPSKTKLAMASDNGVVISHLRAIWEGILKEHFGAEIIDELFGRLLRKLEESSPFTQRLKHEHMIELFVLLKRNMS, encoded by the exons ATGGACTCTGCATCAACTGAATCGTGTCCTATGAAAGGGGGAGATGGCCTGTATAGTTACACCCAGAATTCCCTGTTTCAG AGAGAAGGAGTTGAGAATGCCTTACTTTTGATTAATGAGGCAATTGCTGAGAAGCTTCATTTAGAGCAAatcatttcttcttctccttcaaAAGCTTTCACTGTTGCGGATTTGGGATGTTCTGTTGGGCCTAATTCTGTCATCGCTGTGCAGAACATTATAGAATCTGTAAAATTAAAGTACCAATCTTATGGCAGCCATAATCAAAACGATCTGGAATTTCAAGCACTTTTCAATGACCTTGTCTCAAATGATTTCAACACCCTTTTTAAGTTTCTTCCATCAGACAGGCAATACTTTGCAGCTGGTGTACCAGGCTGTTTCCAAGGTCGCTTGTTTCCCAAGTCCTCTCTTCATTTTGTCCACTCATCTTATGCACTTCATTGGCTCCTGAGCACACCAAAGGAATTGATGGATAAGAACTCTCCTGCCTTTAATAAAGGGCggatttattataataattccGCTAAAGAAGTAGGTGAGGCGTACTCAGCTCAATTTGCCAAAGATATGGAGTCCTTTCTAGCTGCTAGGGCAGAAGAGCTGGTTGATGGTGGACTCATGGCTCTTGTCCTAGTATGTCTGCCTGATGATGTTCCTCCTTCACAGTCTACTGCTTCTGGAATTACTGATCTTTTGGAAGCTGCCTTGTTGGATATGGCTAAAGAG GGGCTTGTCAGTGAAGATAAAGTGGACTCCTTCAACTTGCCAAGGTACAACCCAACTCCACGGGAATTAGAGGGCTTGATCAAGATAAATGCTTGTTTTAGCATTGAAAGGATGGAGCGAATATTTCCATCTAAAACTAAACTTGCAATGGCTTCTGATAATGGGGTAGTGATCTCACATTTAAGAGCTATTTGGGAAGGAATTTTAAAGGAGCACTTTGGAGCTGAAATCATCGATGAGCTCTTTGGTCGGTTACTGAGGAAACTTGAGGAGTCTTCCCCCTTCACCCAGAGGTTAAAACATGAGCATATGATTGAATTGTTTGTTCTTCTCAAGCGAAATATGTCttga
- the LOC18601964 gene encoding uncharacterized protein LOC18601964: protein MGNYVSCTLSTPLGKSSKATKVILPSGEIRQFNEPIKAAELMLETPNFFLVNSQSLKLGCRFSPLHADEDLEFANVYVMFPMKRVNSTVTAGDMGALFLAANSAAKKGFGGEVRILPEAEEPNLRDVSLENIEETEKMPKLNLDDIEEFSTPGFMHRLSMSRSKKPLLETIAEEPVRAR from the coding sequence ATGGGGAACTACGTTTCTTGCACTTTATCAACCCCACTaggaaaatcatcaaaagcgACAAAGGTGATTCTCCCAAGCGGTGAAATCAGGCAATTTAATGAACCCATCAAAGCCGCTGAGCTCATGCTTGAAACACCAAACTTCTTCCTCGTAAACTCTCAATCTCTCAAGCTCGGCTGCAGGTTTTCACCTCTGCATGCGGATGAAGACTTAGAGTTCGCCAACGTCTACGTCATGTTTCCGATGAAGAGAGTGAACTCGACGGTGACCGCAGGTGACATGGGAGCTTTGTTTCTAGCTGCAAACTCGGCTGCTAAAAAGGGTTTTGGTGGGGAAGTGAGGATCTTGCCAGAAGCTGAAGAGCCTAATTTGCGGGATGTTTCATTGGAAAATATCGAGGAGACAGAGAAAATGCCGAAGCTTAACTTGGATGATATTGAAGAGTTTTCAACTCCAGGGTTCATGCATAGATTATCAATGTCAAGGTCTAAGAAACCATTGCTTGAAACCATAGCTGAAGAGCCTGTTCGTGCCAGATGA
- the LOC18601965 gene encoding DNA ligase 6 isoform X1 encodes MSSQAAATATAKILTVDSTELYLAALNSPDSTLSFPPIPSSFPPSKLIPNSRFLIDSFRHPSTTFSAAYFLSHFHSDHYSGLSPTWSRGIIFCSHLTSLLLIQTLKIPPHFIFPLPLNDPVVIDGCEVILIDANHCPGAVQFLFKVPTKNGSFERYVHTGDFRYCNSMKLNSYLNGFVGCDAIFLDTTYCDPKFVFPSQEESIDYVVSVVDGIGKEFEKKRVLFLVATYVVGKEKILVEVARRCQRKICVDGWKMGILGVLGYGDDGVFTEDESESNVHVVGWNVLGETWPYFRPNFVRMKEIMVEKGYEKVVGFVPTGWTYEVKRNKFAVRSKDSFEVHLVPYSEHSNYDELREYVKFLKPKKVIPTVGMDIEKLDSKHADKMRKHFAGLVDEMANKKDFLMGFHHGNGENMEKVEVDASAGLNEEQDLEIKQNILEMDTVESNDVDITLNDPSSLHKPDSQDLTIPSEEERERIIEEFRDCLPKWVTRDQILDLIGSSRWNIVEAVSTFCEREIELYEQVAVCRTSDSASQATSSNNSMSLSNSGPFRSCTHESVSFHVSQTSKSRSLKLSVRSNISPGKRKKNTENKLNKKVKGNSKLESSASKQPTITSFFGKLLADDTKGDRSGVKIEECSKGENFFPNNLTKSYVEKIDQFIHIVNANESSRNYVATLLEKTQGDVNKALDIYYSKPQVNHGENTENFVPSSTSTEVPSCSNDYSVTKKKNVPEESRCLADSSLQRQPMANVETTLVSLPSDKYKPIDHACWKSGQPAPYIHLARTFDLVGGQKGKIKAISMLCNMFRSLLALSPEDVLPAVYLCTNKIAADHENIELNIGGSLVTSALEEACGTNRSKIRDMYNEIGDLGDVAQACRQTQTLLAPPPPLLIRDVYAVLRKISVQTGSGSTIRKKNLIVNLMRSCREKEMKFLVRTLVRNLRIGAMMKTILPALAQAVFMNSSLNLYHEGSADSLKEKLQDISAAVIEVYNVLPNLDLIVPSLMKEGIAFSSSTLSMVPGIPIKPMLAKITNGVPEVLKLFQNKAFTCEYKYDGQRAQIHKLADGSVRVFSRNGDETTLRFPDLINTIKESSKPAAQTFILDAEVVAIDRKNGYKLMSFQELSSRERGSKDSLITVNTIKVDICVFVFDIMFANGEQLLGFPLRQRRKCLKDLFYDEKLGHFEYAKEIAVEANDACLTSEPTLTRINAFLDDALHFSCEGIMVKSLDTDAGYFPSKRGDTWLKVKRDYVEGLNDSLDLVPIGAWHGNGRKAGWYSPFLMACYNPDTEDFQSVCRVMSGFSDSFYKEMKEFFSGDRILAKKPTYYQTAEVPDMWFSPALVWEIRGADFTVSPVHQAAIGLVHPSRGISIRFPRYICSVSDRNPEECSTAADIAEMFHSQTRKMDVIVEH; translated from the exons ATGTCCTCTCAAGCCGCCGCGACCGCCACCGCCAAAATCCTAACCGTAGACTCCACCGAACTCTACCTCGCTGCCCTAAACTCCCCCGATTCCACCCTCTCTTTCCCCCCAATTCCCTCCTCTTTTCCTCCCTCCAAACTCATTCCCAACTCCCGCTTCCTCATCGACTCCTTCCGCCACCCCTCCACCACCTTCTCCGCCGCCTACTTCCTCTCCCACTTCCACTCCGACCACTACTCCGGCCTCTCCCCTACCTGGTCCAGAGGTATCATCTTTTGTTCCCACCTCACTTCCCTGCTCCTCATCCAAACCCTTAAAATCCCACCCCATTTCATCTTCCCCTTACCTTTAAACGACCCCGTTGTAATAGATGGCTGCGAGGTCATTCTCATTGACGCCAATCATTGCCCTGGGGCGGTCCAGTTCTTATTCAAAGTTCCCACTAAAAATGGGAGCTTTGAAAGGTACGTTCATACGGGCGATTTTCGTTATTGTAATTCAATGAAGTTGAATAGTTATTTGAATGGATTTGTTGGTTGTGATGCTATTTTTCTTGATACTACTTATTGTGATCCAAAATTCGTATTTCCTTCTCAAGAAGAATCGATTGATTATGTGGTTAGTGTGGTAGATGGTATAGGAaaggaatttgagaaaaagagGGTTTTGTTTCTTGTTGCTACTTATGTTGTTGGGAAAGAGAAGATTTTGGTTGAGGTTGCACGGAGATGTCAGAGGAAGATATGCGTGGATGGGTGGAAAATGGGCATTTTGGGCGTTTTAGGGTATGGGGATGATGGGGTTTTTACAGAAGATGAAAGTGAGAGTAATGTTCATGTGGTTGGTTGGAATGTGTTGGGTGAGACTTGGCCGTATTTTCGGCCAAATTTTGTGAGAATGAAGGAGATTATGGTGGAAAAGGGTTATGAAAAAGTTGTTGGTTTTGTGCCAACTGGGTGGACTTATGAAGTCAAAAGGAATAAATTTGCAGTGAGGTCTAAGGATTCATTTGAGGTACATCTAGTCCCATATAGTGAGCATTCTAATTATGATGAGCTTAGAGAATATGTGAAGTTTTTAAAACCAAAGAAGGTTATTCCTACAGTCGGTATGGACATAGAGAAGCTTGACAGTAAGCATGCTGATAAAATGAGAAAGCACTTTGCTGGGTTGGTTGATGAAATGGCCAATAAGAAGGACTTCCTGATGGGTTTTCATCATGGCAATGGTGAAAATATGGAAAAAGTTGAAGTGGATGCTAGTGCTGGCTTGAATGAGGAGCAGGACCTGGAGATAAAGCAAAATATACTGGAAATGGACACAGTTGAGAGTAATGATGTGGATATTACTTTGAATGATCCATCTTCATTGCACAAACCTGATTCACAAGATCTAACCATACCAAGTGAggaggaaagagagagaatcaTTGAGGAATTTCGGGATTGTTTGCCCAAATGGGTCACCAGGGACCAGATATTAGATTTGATTGGCAGCTCAAGATGGAACATTGTTGAAGCAGTTTCCACTTTTTGTGAACGTGAAATTGAGTTGTATGAGCAAGTTGCTGTTTGTAGAACTTCTGATTCTGCATCCCAAGCCACTTCATCTAACAACTCCATGTCGCTTTCAAATTCAGGACCTTTTAGAAGTTGCACTCATGAAAGTGTTAGCTTTCATGTAAGTCAAACCAGCAAGTCTCGTAGCTTGAAACTTTCAGTTAGGAGCAACATATCTCctggaaaaaggaagaaaaacacAGAGAACAAGTTGAACAAGAAAGTAAAAGGTAATTCAAAATTGGAATCTAGTGCGTCAAAGCAACCTACAATAACAAGCTTCTTCGGTAAACTTTTGGCTGATGACACTAAAGGTGATAGGAGTGGTGTAAAAATTGAGGAATGTTCTAAAGGTGAAAACTTCTTTCCTAATAATTTGACTAAATCATATGTAGAGAAAATAGATCAGtttattcatatagtaaaTGCCAATGAGTCATCAAGAAATTACGTGGCCACCTTACTTGAGAAAACCCAAGGAGATGTCAACAAGGCGCTGGATATATATTATAGTAAGCCTCAGGTGAATCATGGTGAGAATACAGAAAATTTCGTACCCTCCAGCACATCAACTGAGGTCCCGAGCTGTTCTAATGATTATTCTGTcaccaagaagaaaaatgtgCCAGAGGAGTCAAGATGTTTGGCGGATTCTTCTTTGCAAAGACAACCAATGGCAAACGTGGAGACAACTCTTGTATCACTGCCTTCTGATAAATATAAACCCATAGACCATG CATGCTGGAAGTCTGGTCAGCCTGCTCCATACATCCATCTTGCACGGACTTTTGACCTGGTTGGGGGTCAAAAGGGCAAGATCAAAGCTATATCTATGCTTTGCAATATGTTTAGAAG TTTGCTGGCCTTGTCCCCAGAGGACGTGCTTCCTGCTGTGTATCTGTGCACCAATAAAATTGCTGCTGACCATGAAAATATT GAATTAAATATTGGCGGAAGCTTGGTTACATCTGCACTGGAAGAAGCTTGTGGGACTAACCGCTCAAAAATAAGGGATATGTACAATGAAATTGGTGATCTTG GTGATGTTGCACAAGCATGCCGGCAAACTCAAACTTTACTTGCTCCTCCACCACCATTATTAATTAGGGATGTATATGCTGTGCTCCGGAAGATAAG TGTACAAACAGGCAGTGGCAGTACCATCCGAAAGAAAAACCTCATTGTGAATCTTATGCGTTCATGTCGAGAGAAGGAGATGAAGTTTCTAGTTAGAACTTTG GTCAGGAATTTGCGAATTGGAGCAATGATGAAAACCATTCTGCCTGCATTAGCTCAAGCAGTTTTCATGAATTCCTCTCTTAATCTTTATCATGAAGGGTCAGCAGATAGTCTAAAAGAGAAGCTTCAG GACATTTCTGCAGCAGTAATTGAGGTATATAATGTACTTCCAAATTTG GACTTGATTGTTCCTTCACTAATGAAGGAAGGTATtgcattttcatcatcaacCTTGTCGATGGTTCCAGGAATACCTATTAAACCAATGCTTGCGAA AATTACTAACGGGGTTCCAGAAGTACTGAAGCTCTTTCAAAACAAAGCTTTTACATGTGAATATAA ATATGATGGTCAGCGTGCCCAAATTCACAAATTGGCAGATGGATCAGTGCGTGTCTTTTCACGAAATGGGGATGAAACAACATTAAGATTTCCAGATTTAATTAATACAATTAAGGAGTCTTCTAAGCCTGCTGCCCAGACTTTCATATTGGATGCTGAG GTTGTTGCAATTGATAGGAAGAATGGTTACAAGCTCATGTCCTTCCAAGAATTATCTTcaagagaaagagggagcaaAGATTCTTTGATCACAGTGAACACTATAAAg GTTGACATTTGCGTATTTGTGTTTGACATCATGTTTGCTAATGGAGAGCA GTTGTTAGGTTTTCCTCTACGTCAAAGAAGGAAAT GTTTGAAGGATTTGTTTTACGATGAGAAGTTGGGTCACTTTGAATATGCAAAAGAAATTGCA GTGGAAGCCAATGATGCTTGTTTGACCAGTGAGCCCACATTGACTAGGATAAACGCTTTCCTTGATGATGCACTGCACTTCTCATGTGAAGGAATTATGGTTAAATCCTTAGATACTGATGCTGGATATTTTCCATCCAAGCGTGGTGACACATGGTTAAAG GTGAAGCGAGATTATGTGGAAGGATTAAATGATTCCCTTGATTTAGTCCCTATTGGTGCTTGGCATGGTAATGGGAGAAAAGCAGGATG GTACAGTCCGTTCCTCATGGCATGTTACAACCCAGACACAGAAGATTTTCAAAGTGTGTGCCGTGTAATGTCTGGGTTCTCCGATTCATTTTACAAAGAG ATGAAAGAATTCTTTTCTGGAGATAGGATCTTAGCCAAAAAGCCAACTTACTATCAAACAGCTGAGGTGCCTGATATGTGGTTCTCCCCAGCACTTGTTTGGGAAATAAGAGGTGCAGACTTCACTGTGTCACCAGTTCATCAGGCTGCTATAGGTTTAGTCCATCCATCCCGGGGCATCTCAATAAGATTTCCAAGGTACATTTGCTCTGTGTCAGATCGAAATCCTGAGGAATGTAGCACAGCTGCAGATATAGCCGAAATGTTTCATTCCCAGACTCGAAAGATGGATGTGATAGTTGAACACTGA
- the LOC18601965 gene encoding DNA ligase 6 isoform X2: MSSQAAATATAKILTVDSTELYLAALNSPDSTLSFPPIPSSFPPSKLIPNSRFLIDSFRHPSTTFSAAYFLSHFHSDHYSGLSPTWSRGIIFCSHLTSLLLIQTLKIPPHFIFPLPLNDPVVIDGCEVILIDANHCPGAVQFLFKVPTKNGSFERYVHTGDFRYCNSMKLNSYLNGFVGCDAIFLDTTYCDPKFVFPSQEESIDYVVSVVDGIGKEFEKKRVLFLVATYVVGKEKILVEVARRCQRKICVDGWKMGILGVLGYGDDGVFTEDESESNVHVVGWNVLGETWPYFRPNFVRMKEIMVEKGYEKVVGFVPTGWTYEVKRNKFAVRSKDSFEVHLVPYSEHSNYDELREYVKFLKPKKVIPTVGMDIEKLDSKHADKMRKHFAGLVDEMANKKDFLMGFHHGNGENMEKVEVDASAGLNEEQDLEIKQNILEMDTVESNDVDITLNDPSSLHKPDSQDLTIPSEEERERIIEEFRDCLPKWVTRDQILDLIGSSRWNIVEAVSTFCEREIELYEQVAVCRTSDSASQATSSNNSMSLSNSGPFRSCTHESVSFHVSQTSKSRSLKLSVRSNISPGKRKKNTENKLNKKVKGNSKLESSASKQPTITSFFGKLLADDTKGDRSGVKIEECSKGENFFPNNLTKSYVEKIDQFIHIVNANESSRNYVATLLEKTQGDVNKALDIYYSKPQVNHGENTENFVPSSTSTEVPSCSNDYSVTKKKNVPEESRCLADSSLQRQPMANVETTLVSLPSDKYKPIDHACWKSGQPAPYIHLARTFDLVGGQKGKIKAISMLCNMFRSLLALSPEDVLPAVYLCTNKIAADHENIELNIGGSLVTSALEEACGTNRSKIRDMYNEIGDLGDVAQACRQTQTLLAPPPPLLIRDVYAVLRKISVQTGSGSTIRKKNLIVNLMRSCREKEMKFLVRTLVRNLRIGAMMKTILPALAQAVFMNSSLNLYHEGSADSLKEKLQDISAAVIEVYNVLPNLDLIVPSLMKEGIAFSSSTLSMVPGIPIKPMLAKITNGVPEVLKLFQNKAFTCEYKYDGQRAQIHKLADGSVRVFSRNGDETTLRFPDLINTIKESSKPAAQTFILDAEVVAIDRKNGYKLMSFQELSSRERGSKDSLITVNTIKVDICVFVFDIMFANGEQLLGFPLRQRRKCLKDLFYDEKLGHFEYAKEIAVEANDACLTSEPTLTRINAFLDDALHFSCEGIMVKSLDTDAGYFPSKRGDTWLKVKRDYVEGLNDSLDLVPIGAWHGNGRKAGWYSPFLMACYNPDTEDFQSVCRVMSGFSDSFYKEFLEESRSGSEDTTSHMLLCAYKLQSSSFRLVVLC, encoded by the exons ATGTCCTCTCAAGCCGCCGCGACCGCCACCGCCAAAATCCTAACCGTAGACTCCACCGAACTCTACCTCGCTGCCCTAAACTCCCCCGATTCCACCCTCTCTTTCCCCCCAATTCCCTCCTCTTTTCCTCCCTCCAAACTCATTCCCAACTCCCGCTTCCTCATCGACTCCTTCCGCCACCCCTCCACCACCTTCTCCGCCGCCTACTTCCTCTCCCACTTCCACTCCGACCACTACTCCGGCCTCTCCCCTACCTGGTCCAGAGGTATCATCTTTTGTTCCCACCTCACTTCCCTGCTCCTCATCCAAACCCTTAAAATCCCACCCCATTTCATCTTCCCCTTACCTTTAAACGACCCCGTTGTAATAGATGGCTGCGAGGTCATTCTCATTGACGCCAATCATTGCCCTGGGGCGGTCCAGTTCTTATTCAAAGTTCCCACTAAAAATGGGAGCTTTGAAAGGTACGTTCATACGGGCGATTTTCGTTATTGTAATTCAATGAAGTTGAATAGTTATTTGAATGGATTTGTTGGTTGTGATGCTATTTTTCTTGATACTACTTATTGTGATCCAAAATTCGTATTTCCTTCTCAAGAAGAATCGATTGATTATGTGGTTAGTGTGGTAGATGGTATAGGAaaggaatttgagaaaaagagGGTTTTGTTTCTTGTTGCTACTTATGTTGTTGGGAAAGAGAAGATTTTGGTTGAGGTTGCACGGAGATGTCAGAGGAAGATATGCGTGGATGGGTGGAAAATGGGCATTTTGGGCGTTTTAGGGTATGGGGATGATGGGGTTTTTACAGAAGATGAAAGTGAGAGTAATGTTCATGTGGTTGGTTGGAATGTGTTGGGTGAGACTTGGCCGTATTTTCGGCCAAATTTTGTGAGAATGAAGGAGATTATGGTGGAAAAGGGTTATGAAAAAGTTGTTGGTTTTGTGCCAACTGGGTGGACTTATGAAGTCAAAAGGAATAAATTTGCAGTGAGGTCTAAGGATTCATTTGAGGTACATCTAGTCCCATATAGTGAGCATTCTAATTATGATGAGCTTAGAGAATATGTGAAGTTTTTAAAACCAAAGAAGGTTATTCCTACAGTCGGTATGGACATAGAGAAGCTTGACAGTAAGCATGCTGATAAAATGAGAAAGCACTTTGCTGGGTTGGTTGATGAAATGGCCAATAAGAAGGACTTCCTGATGGGTTTTCATCATGGCAATGGTGAAAATATGGAAAAAGTTGAAGTGGATGCTAGTGCTGGCTTGAATGAGGAGCAGGACCTGGAGATAAAGCAAAATATACTGGAAATGGACACAGTTGAGAGTAATGATGTGGATATTACTTTGAATGATCCATCTTCATTGCACAAACCTGATTCACAAGATCTAACCATACCAAGTGAggaggaaagagagagaatcaTTGAGGAATTTCGGGATTGTTTGCCCAAATGGGTCACCAGGGACCAGATATTAGATTTGATTGGCAGCTCAAGATGGAACATTGTTGAAGCAGTTTCCACTTTTTGTGAACGTGAAATTGAGTTGTATGAGCAAGTTGCTGTTTGTAGAACTTCTGATTCTGCATCCCAAGCCACTTCATCTAACAACTCCATGTCGCTTTCAAATTCAGGACCTTTTAGAAGTTGCACTCATGAAAGTGTTAGCTTTCATGTAAGTCAAACCAGCAAGTCTCGTAGCTTGAAACTTTCAGTTAGGAGCAACATATCTCctggaaaaaggaagaaaaacacAGAGAACAAGTTGAACAAGAAAGTAAAAGGTAATTCAAAATTGGAATCTAGTGCGTCAAAGCAACCTACAATAACAAGCTTCTTCGGTAAACTTTTGGCTGATGACACTAAAGGTGATAGGAGTGGTGTAAAAATTGAGGAATGTTCTAAAGGTGAAAACTTCTTTCCTAATAATTTGACTAAATCATATGTAGAGAAAATAGATCAGtttattcatatagtaaaTGCCAATGAGTCATCAAGAAATTACGTGGCCACCTTACTTGAGAAAACCCAAGGAGATGTCAACAAGGCGCTGGATATATATTATAGTAAGCCTCAGGTGAATCATGGTGAGAATACAGAAAATTTCGTACCCTCCAGCACATCAACTGAGGTCCCGAGCTGTTCTAATGATTATTCTGTcaccaagaagaaaaatgtgCCAGAGGAGTCAAGATGTTTGGCGGATTCTTCTTTGCAAAGACAACCAATGGCAAACGTGGAGACAACTCTTGTATCACTGCCTTCTGATAAATATAAACCCATAGACCATG CATGCTGGAAGTCTGGTCAGCCTGCTCCATACATCCATCTTGCACGGACTTTTGACCTGGTTGGGGGTCAAAAGGGCAAGATCAAAGCTATATCTATGCTTTGCAATATGTTTAGAAG TTTGCTGGCCTTGTCCCCAGAGGACGTGCTTCCTGCTGTGTATCTGTGCACCAATAAAATTGCTGCTGACCATGAAAATATT GAATTAAATATTGGCGGAAGCTTGGTTACATCTGCACTGGAAGAAGCTTGTGGGACTAACCGCTCAAAAATAAGGGATATGTACAATGAAATTGGTGATCTTG GTGATGTTGCACAAGCATGCCGGCAAACTCAAACTTTACTTGCTCCTCCACCACCATTATTAATTAGGGATGTATATGCTGTGCTCCGGAAGATAAG TGTACAAACAGGCAGTGGCAGTACCATCCGAAAGAAAAACCTCATTGTGAATCTTATGCGTTCATGTCGAGAGAAGGAGATGAAGTTTCTAGTTAGAACTTTG GTCAGGAATTTGCGAATTGGAGCAATGATGAAAACCATTCTGCCTGCATTAGCTCAAGCAGTTTTCATGAATTCCTCTCTTAATCTTTATCATGAAGGGTCAGCAGATAGTCTAAAAGAGAAGCTTCAG GACATTTCTGCAGCAGTAATTGAGGTATATAATGTACTTCCAAATTTG GACTTGATTGTTCCTTCACTAATGAAGGAAGGTATtgcattttcatcatcaacCTTGTCGATGGTTCCAGGAATACCTATTAAACCAATGCTTGCGAA AATTACTAACGGGGTTCCAGAAGTACTGAAGCTCTTTCAAAACAAAGCTTTTACATGTGAATATAA ATATGATGGTCAGCGTGCCCAAATTCACAAATTGGCAGATGGATCAGTGCGTGTCTTTTCACGAAATGGGGATGAAACAACATTAAGATTTCCAGATTTAATTAATACAATTAAGGAGTCTTCTAAGCCTGCTGCCCAGACTTTCATATTGGATGCTGAG GTTGTTGCAATTGATAGGAAGAATGGTTACAAGCTCATGTCCTTCCAAGAATTATCTTcaagagaaagagggagcaaAGATTCTTTGATCACAGTGAACACTATAAAg GTTGACATTTGCGTATTTGTGTTTGACATCATGTTTGCTAATGGAGAGCA GTTGTTAGGTTTTCCTCTACGTCAAAGAAGGAAAT GTTTGAAGGATTTGTTTTACGATGAGAAGTTGGGTCACTTTGAATATGCAAAAGAAATTGCA GTGGAAGCCAATGATGCTTGTTTGACCAGTGAGCCCACATTGACTAGGATAAACGCTTTCCTTGATGATGCACTGCACTTCTCATGTGAAGGAATTATGGTTAAATCCTTAGATACTGATGCTGGATATTTTCCATCCAAGCGTGGTGACACATGGTTAAAG GTGAAGCGAGATTATGTGGAAGGATTAAATGATTCCCTTGATTTAGTCCCTATTGGTGCTTGGCATGGTAATGGGAGAAAAGCAGGATG GTACAGTCCGTTCCTCATGGCATGTTACAACCCAGACACAGAAGATTTTCAAAGTGTGTGCCGTGTAATGTCTGGGTTCTCCGATTCATTTTACAAAGAG TTCCTTGAAGAATCCAGAAGTGGCTCTGAAGATACTACCAGTCATATGCTGCTCTGTGCATATAAGTTGCAATCTTCATCTTTTCGTCTTGTTGTTTTATGCTAA
- the LOC18601966 gene encoding histone chaperone ASF1B, with protein MSAVNITNVAVLDNPASFLTPFQFEISYECLTPLKDDLEWKLIYVGSAEDETYDQLLESVLVGPVNVGNYRFVLQADPPDPSKIREEDIIGVTVLLLTCSYLGQEFVRVGYYVNNDYDDEQLREEPPPKVLIEKVQRNILSDKPRVTKFPINFHPENGGNEEPPPADHPGENDGNEELPASPNQKEEQQGP; from the exons ATGAGTGCCGTCAACATTACAAACGTCGCCGTTTTGGATAATCCGGCATCATTCTTGACTCCATTTCAGTTCGAGATCTCCTACGAATGTTTGACTCCTCTTAAAGACG ATTTAGAATGGAAACTTATCTATGTAGGATCTGCTGAAGATGAGACTTATGATCAACTACTGGAGAGTGTACTTGTTGGGCCTGTTAATGTTGGAAATTACCGTTTTGTATTACAG GCAGACCCACCAGACCCATCAAAGATCCGTGAAGAAGACATTATAGGTGTGACAGTGCTTCTCTTGACTTGTTCATATCTGGGTCAAGAATTTGTCCGAGTGGGCTACTATGTTAAcaatgattatgatgatgagCAACTCAGAGAGGAACCTCCCCCAAAGGTGTTGATTGAGAAAGTCCAAAGAAATATTCTATCCGATAAACCTAGAGTGACGAAGTTCCCCATAAATTTTCACCCTGAGAATGGTGGAAATGAAGAACCCCCTCCAGCTGATCACCCTGGTGAAAATGACGGAAATGAGGAACTTCCTGCTTCACCAAATCAAAAAGAGGAGCAGCAGGGACCTTAA